The sequence TCACCGGAAAACTCATTTTCGATATCAACCCCAATAATACCTGGCTCGGTAATACCGGAGAAGGTTAACAGTCCATCCGTGCCTTCGTGCCTGTATCCGAGCCGGCCATTCATGACCCATGGGCCAGAATACAGGTCAAAGAAAGCATCAGCTTCGTAGAGCAGGGTTTCAGTTTCTAGCTTGCGGCGATAGTCTGCAGCACCAGGTGAAAAGTCGGTCGAGGCAAAAACAAAATTGCTGGCGATCACCTCTCGCTGATCTTGCTCGGCCCTGTCATACGCAGCTGAGGCCTCTAGTTTGAGCCAGCTCGTGGGCGCATACGTACCGGCTATGCGGCCAAGAATGCGCGTGCGGTCAGTTGAGAATTCCGTGTTGTCGAAAATGTAGAACGGGTTGTTAAACTGCGCGAGCGCATCGGCCTCAGCCAGCGGGCTACCCGTTGCATTTGTAGCACGCAAATCGGTGACTGGTGTTGAGAGAATTGCTCCCCCGATAGGGTTGAAGCCCGTAGCAGTAAGTGTTGCCGAATTGCCAAGCGGCGACATTGTTGGTGCATCGTTAGAGGAAATCCCAAAACTGCCAGCTCCGGAAAAGGATAAATTGCGGAGTACGCGGTGATCGACATTTACCCGTGCTGCTTGCCGGTTAAATCCTTTCCAGGGTTGAATGATGCCGGCGTCACTCAGGTTGGTAAACGAACCGTGGTAGTTGGTCTTTGCATTATTACCGCTTACTGCAATGTAGTTCGTGTAGCCAATGCCACGCTTAAAAAACTGATCAGCCGCATTGAAGGTGGTGCCAGGGAAAGGATTGTCATAAAAAGAAACGCCATTGATGCCATTGTCGATGACCGTCCCATTGCCATAAGGCACGGCATTGCCATCGTTGTCTACAAATCCGCCTTCAGGAGAAAGTCGCAGGTTATGTGACTGGTTGATGGGTACGCTTCCAGACAGATTGTTAAGACCAATTTCGTTGCGCAAGGTCACGCGCATCCCGTTGAGTGGAACGTTTTGTCGGCCGCGTTGCGTTTCTATCAGCACAACACCAGACTGCCCGCGGGAGCCGTATTCTGTTGCGCCGGCAATGCCTTTGATTACCTCTACAGAGGCGATATCGATTGCATCAAGGTCGACCTGATCAGCACTGAGGTAAACACCATCAACAATAAACAGGGGCTGGTTGCTGCCTGTGACTGAAGTGGTGCCGCGCAACCGCAAGGACCATGCATCGCCGGGAGTACCTGAGTTTTTGAGGGCTGAAACGCCAGCGATTTTGCCCTGTAACGATGATACTGGTGATTCACCCGGGACTTGCGCAAACGCATTATCGCCAAGCCGTGAAGCAGAAAATGCCTTGTTTAACGGCTGTCTAAAAGGAGAGACGAAAACTCTCAGTCCCACATTCCATAGTTCAGGGTTATACTCCAGCAAAAAGTCATGGCTCTGGACACCCCGCTCAAGCACAATCATTTTCGAGGCCGGCAACATGCCGACTATATACACCTTTAGCTCCAGCTCCTGCCCTGTTGCAAGCCGGCCCGGTATCGAAAGCTCGTACTGCCCATTTAGATCAGTTGAGGCGCCATAGAGCAGTGCCTCAGCAATAACACTTACCCCGGGCATCGGGACGCCATTTTCGTCCACCACGGTTCCATTCACAATTGCACGCTGTGCGTTTGCAAGACCAGGCATCATTGCCAGGCAAAACATCACACATGCCAACACCAGTTTCATCGTTGATACACGGGGGTTTGAATTTCGGGAGCAGATAAAACCATGCTTGCCAGATTTGCAACCAGAGCTGTACGAATCCAGCTAAATTGGGACATCGCCCAGGGAAACCGTCGGCGGTTACAAACAAAAAAGAGGTCTCCTAAAAAGGAGACCTCTACGATACAATCAAATTTTGATTGATGCTAATATTACGGCAACTAATTCAAAAAAGCCTTACTGGTTACCCAGGATTACAGGCAGGCCGCTTTCGCCACCACCTACAATCACAGTTTTAGTGTTAGACGAGTTAGCCAACTCCTGGGTAGCTTCGATCCCTTTGAACCGGAGAAACTCAGGCGAAAGGCTTTCAGTGATAATCCGCTGGTACTCAGCCTGACCCGTCGCTTCAATTTGTTTACGAACAGCTTCAAGGCTGTCTTTTTGAAGCGTAAAGTAGTACCGTTCAACAGCCTGCTCTTCTGTAAGCTTTTCTTCGATCGCGCTCTGGATCTGCTCTGGCAGCCCAATGTTACGGATCAAAATGGCTTCGACTTTCACAAACTGTGATTCGACGCTCTGCTTAACCCGGTTGATCATCTGCTGCTGAAGCTCGGTTCTACGCGAGGCATACAGTTCTTCAGGCGTATACTGGCCTACAATTTCGCGGGCCGCACTACGCATCTCAGGCTGTACGAGTTTTTCGTAGTAGCCAATACCATAAGTGGTATGCAGCTCAGGCAGGCGCTCGGCATCAGGGCGCCAGCGAACGGACACGTCCATGCTGATTGAGAGTCCTTCAGACGAGAGCGCTGTAATTGGCTCAAGTTCTTCCTGAACGCGCACATCATACTTGATCAGGTTAACCCACGGTGGATGGATGTTTAGCCCTTCACCGTATGTTTCCTCCAGATCAGTACCAGAGAGCACACTGTATTTGACGCCGGCCTGTCCGGAGCCAATCGTCGTGGTCATACATCCGCCGGCAACAGCTGCGATGATAATAAATAACACCAATCCAAATACCATTCTGGATGCTGCCTGTGTAAGATTGGGATAATTATTCGCCATAGCGTTTTAATAAACGTCGTAAGTTGAAACGTGGCGCCAGTCTAAAACTGGCAAGGGCAATGTCTGCGCTACACTGCACATGCGCATCGGCACGCAACGTGAGCTACAGGGCATCTGGCCTTTCTGTATCTGGCCATCCTCGTCTACACTTTTTTGCCCATAAAGGTTCAAATCGGTCGATTTTCGTTAATAAATCAGTAGATACCACTACATCGCCCCCCACGACAACAACCACACGGCAAGCAACAAGGCGTCAAGCAAATCGTTAGACGGGGCACTCCTTTCAAGGTAACCTTCATCAAGTCAGATCAAATTGTTACAGCAAGAATCACAGCAAGAATCACAGCAAGCATTGCTGCACCTCCTGAACAAAGCGCTGGGGCCCGGCCGTGTACAACAAAATGTTCATCTCGCGCCTTTTACAACGTTCAAAATAGGCGGGCCTGCAGACTTCTATGTTGAAGCGCACTCCGCAGATGAACTCTATGAGATCCTGCTACTGGCGCAGACACACAGCATGCCCTACTTTCTCCTGGGCCTGGGGGCAAACATCCTGATTGGCGACGGCGGCTTTCGCGGTCTGGTGGTACACAACAAAGCCCGTGGCATTAAAATCGATCATGAAAAGCAGCAGCTATATGCAGAAAGCGGGGCCATTGTATTCCCAGACCTGATCGAAGCCGCCGTTTCAGCCGGCCTGTCCGGGCTTGAGCACTACGTTGGCATTCCTTCCACTGTTGGCGGTGCCCTGTGGCAAAACCTGCACTTCCTCTCTCCCCCGCCAGAACGGGAGCGCACCATGTTTATCGAAGAGGTGGTACACAGCGCAGACTTGCTCCTGGAGTCTGGTGAGCGTAAAGAAGTTGACCTGGCGTATTTTGACTTTGGATACGATTACTCTACACTCCATGTAAAAGAGGACAAAGTGCTGGCGGCTACCTTCCAGTTGGAAGCGGGTGATGAGGCTGTAATGCGCAGCATCATGGCCGCAAACCTGCAATGGCGCCACGAGCGGCACCCGCCACTGGATACAGAGCCCAGCGCAGGCTCTATCTTCAAGAAAATCGAAGGCATCGGCGCCGGCCGGCTTATCGACCAATGTGGTCTCAAAGGCACCCGCATCGGAGGAATCGAAGTGACGCACCGGCACGCAAATATTTTAATAAATCGCGGCGGTGGTCTGGCAGCCGACGTCCGCGCAATGATCTCACACGTACAGGAGGTTGTACAGAAAGATACTGGTTACCTTCTCGAACCCGAAATCCTGTTCGTCGGCGACTTTGGGTAAACTGGTTTAAGGTTGAAAGTTTTTTACCTTAGACCAGCAACTTTAAACCTTCAACTTTAAACTTTAAACCAACATGACGGATTGGTTTTACGGCGCCTGGGCGGTCTTTGAAAAGGACGTGCGGCTTGAGTTTCGCAACAAGTATGCGATCAATGCGCTGTTGATGTTTGTGTTGGGGGCTATGCCGCTGGTGCTCTTCGCCATGGGCCAGGAAAATATCGGAATCCGCGAACAGGCTGCGCTTTTGTGGTTGATTATCCTTTTTGCTGGCGCGGTGGGGCTTGGCCGTGCATTTATCGGCGAAGAAGAGCGGGGCACGGTACTTATATTGCAGCTTAACACCCGGCCCAGCATGGTGTATGCCGGCAAGTTGATCTTCAATTTCCTGCTGATATTCAGCGTAAATGTCGTTGCCCTCGTTGCGTTCATCATTTTCCTGCAGCTCTCCGTTCAGATTTGGGGGCTTTTGCTTCTCACGCTGGCACTTGGTGCAATCGGACTCGCCGGCGCAACAACACTGTTGGCGGCTCTCATCGCGCGATCCTCAAACCAGAGCGCCGTTTTGCCCGTTTTGCTCTTCCCTTTGCTTATTCCCCTGCTCGTATCTGTGGTTCACGCAACCCGGAGCGCACTTATTGAACATCTGGGCTGGGATGCCGCGATAAATGACCTGATGGTTCTCACCGGGTTTGCCGGTGTAACGATTACTGCATCGGTGCTTCTGTTCGATTACGTATGGAATGACTAAACGGGGTCAACCGCTAGAGCCTGTTGTTGTATTGGAGAATCAATAAGTTTTCGCCGCCGGCAGTAAAGTTCAAGGTATCTTCAAAACAACTGGTCTACACATGCCTTAAAGCTATACAGGAAGCACCCAACCCCTGTATTTCTGCACCACAACCCCTTTTCTTCACCCAACCATGTTAATGACCCAAAAACAGTACAAGCGCTACAAAAAAATACTGATTGGTGTTGTCGCGTGGCTT is a genomic window of Bacteroidota bacterium containing:
- a CDS encoding TonB-dependent receptor plug domain-containing protein, coding for MKLVLACVMFCLAMMPGLANAQRAIVNGTVVDENGVPMPGVSVIAEALLYGASTDLNGQYELSIPGRLATGQELELKVYIVGMLPASKMIVLERGVQSHDFLLEYNPELWNVGLRVFVSPFRQPLNKAFSASRLGDNAFAQVPGESPVSSLQGKIAGVSALKNSGTPGDAWSLRLRGTTSVTGSNQPLFIVDGVYLSADQVDLDAIDIASVEVIKGIAGATEYGSRGQSGVVLIETQRGRQNVPLNGMRVTLRNEIGLNNLSGSVPINQSHNLRLSPEGGFVDNDGNAVPYGNGTVIDNGINGVSFYDNPFPGTTFNAADQFFKRGIGYTNYIAVSGNNAKTNYHGSFTNLSDAGIIQPWKGFNRQAARVNVDHRVLRNLSFSGAGSFGISSNDAPTMSPLGNSATLTATGFNPIGGAILSTPVTDLRATNATGSPLAEADALAQFNNPFYIFDNTEFSTDRTRILGRIAGTYAPTSWLKLEASAAYDRAEQDQREVIASNFVFASTDFSPGAADYRRKLETETLLYEADAFFDLYSGPWVMNGRLGYRHEGTDGLLTFSGITEPGIIGVDIENEFSGETRGKILADVWIAAAGVSYKNSVLLEGMFVQEGNSLFGAEERWQQYYRVGGAFQFNIFKLFAGYGTAGGRPRFDAQYPLFREQGAVILGSRLGNRALRPERTTGLELGLDVSISDRVSLQVIYEDRKTEDLLFFVPLPGFFNVEGQWQNAGTLESNVWEANLRATVLHSSKVSLDLGITVDKVDQELTQLSFPGFSGGPLSAFYFEEGTPLGTLYGTRALTSLDELPAGLSSTLFDVNDDGYVVAVGAGNTYEEGIEKSLWGTTVVADGTSYAWGIPVIEGDETGQARVPVGKTTPDLNIGLPVNFRYGGWKARMLWNAQIGGDVFNYTRYLLYQSERGADLDQAGKADRLKKPAAYYAQLGQTTSHFVEDGSFVKLREIAVSYSFNYRQLSTVLGTFLKRLTVGVTARNLLTTSTYSGFDPEVGTVVGNAGNVGADATLYRYDQLGYPTYRTFTAKLEIQF
- a CDS encoding prohibitin family protein; translated protein: MANNYPNLTQAASRMVFGLVLFIIIAAVAGGCMTTTIGSGQAGVKYSVLSGTDLEETYGEGLNIHPPWVNLIKYDVRVQEELEPITALSSEGLSISMDVSVRWRPDAERLPELHTTYGIGYYEKLVQPEMRSAAREIVGQYTPEELYASRRTELQQQMINRVKQSVESQFVKVEAILIRNIGLPEQIQSAIEEKLTEEQAVERYYFTLQKDSLEAVRKQIEATGQAEYQRIITESLSPEFLRFKGIEATQELANSSNTKTVIVGGGESGLPVILGNQ
- the murB gene encoding UDP-N-acetylmuramate dehydrogenase translates to MLQQESQQESQQALLHLLNKALGPGRVQQNVHLAPFTTFKIGGPADFYVEAHSADELYEILLLAQTHSMPYFLLGLGANILIGDGGFRGLVVHNKARGIKIDHEKQQLYAESGAIVFPDLIEAAVSAGLSGLEHYVGIPSTVGGALWQNLHFLSPPPERERTMFIEEVVHSADLLLESGERKEVDLAYFDFGYDYSTLHVKEDKVLAATFQLEAGDEAVMRSIMAANLQWRHERHPPLDTEPSAGSIFKKIEGIGAGRLIDQCGLKGTRIGGIEVTHRHANILINRGGGLAADVRAMISHVQEVVQKDTGYLLEPEILFVGDFG
- a CDS encoding heme exporter protein CcmB, which encodes MTDWFYGAWAVFEKDVRLEFRNKYAINALLMFVLGAMPLVLFAMGQENIGIREQAALLWLIILFAGAVGLGRAFIGEEERGTVLILQLNTRPSMVYAGKLIFNFLLIFSVNVVALVAFIIFLQLSVQIWGLLLLTLALGAIGLAGATTLLAALIARSSNQSAVLPVLLFPLLIPLLVSVVHATRSALIEHLGWDAAINDLMVLTGFAGVTITASVLLFDYVWND